AATGAAAAATACATGGGATATCGAACTAAATGAGGATATTCCAATGGATCTCTCTATTGAAACAGGTGCCTCAACAGCAGAGCTTGATTTGCGAGGCCTGCAGCTTGAAAATTTAGATATTGAAACGGGTGTTAGTGATTTACTTGTGGATTTAAGTGGTGATTGGAAAAAAAGCTTCGAAACGAACATTGAAACAGGCGTTGGTGCAACTACTGTCATTTTACCATCAACGGTTGGGGTAAAACTAACAACAGAAGAGGGAATAGGTTCTTCGAGCATAGAAGGCTTAATTTCAAAAGGTAAGGGTGTCTATGTCAATGAAGCCTATGAAAAAGCTGATGTTGTATTAGAGGTCAACTCTGAAATTGGTGTTGGTGATGTAACCTTTAAATTAGATAAATAAAGATTAGTAGACTACTTTAGGTG
This genomic stretch from Lysinibacillus pakistanensis harbors:
- a CDS encoding toast rack family protein; the encoded protein is MKKIIGIGVMMGASLLLLSGCSSVFPEKTRDETLLVEKDKAEKLEVDINLGVGELIVKKGAKDWVEGTAQYNIKKLAPQVHYNLNGKTGNVEIEHKGSKNIRLGKMKNTWDIELNEDIPMDLSIETGASTAELDLRGLQLENLDIETGVSDLLVDLSGDWKKSFETNIETGVGATTVILPSTVGVKLTTEEGIGSSSIEGLISKGKGVYVNEAYEKADVVLEVNSEIGVGDVTFKLDK